Proteins from one Anopheles nili chromosome 2, idAnoNiliSN_F5_01, whole genome shotgun sequence genomic window:
- the LOC128720099 gene encoding uncharacterized protein LOC128720099, with translation MSSSASSSTAGNSAAGTAPNQAGQPGRMANGADGGGHGNSGSSGTEGSVLEKQGPPGGGPGGVGHTRTDPDTSSPAHHRSNGGGTVGGTANTTGTVLRRKTNVCLICGIYTNLSLNIFEPRNGPNIVDVIYEKYKFRAERGDNADKHICFSCNNWLINWYSLQNTSSGSSRTYEPAPSTSRSSSAADSSNNSRHGRHHGHKPRTKATLDHSYAIDTSSSSSRHDKENRQENPRSSSENLPRRGRQFASSYEPDQHGQVSSTTHCPGEAQEKLVHPYHHVHPYSKRASEIASSNRRSVLKERNGQRNDLSLPHHRRKGSSEGGKDDIASDMVSSSTEQGFDAYTMLVKPFESQLIRMLEGQGTSVTKEPIPQIGADELQDRAAREKVPWHPRHTRMRSDRNGNIAQMMAHPYEDGSKEIVLSFDSALSEVIDVVPSLKAMQSWRTDCSTNANDTEDTPADPVGPLRQQLCSGALSVSIICNADMRAGKND, from the exons ATGAGCAGTAGTGCCTCGTCCTCCACAGCCGGAAACAGTGCAGCTGGTACTGCACCGAACCAAGCAGGCCAGCCAGGACGGATGGCAAACGGTGCCGATGGCGGTGGCCACGGGAACAGTGGGAGTAGTGGCACCGAAGGAAGCGTGCTGGAAAAGCAAGGACCTCCTGGTGGGGGTCCTGGTGGTGTAGGGCACACCAGAACCGACCCGGATACCTCTTCGCCTGCCCATCATCGAAGCAACGGTGGAGGGACGGTAGGGGGGACGGCCAATACCACCGGGACGGTGCTGCGAAGGAAGACGAACGTTTGTCTCATTTGCGGTATCTACACGAATCTGTCGCTCAACATTTTCGAGCCCCGAAACGGACCAAACATTGTGGACGTGATTTACGAAAAGTACAAATTTCGG GCCGAACGTGGGGATAACGCGGACAAGCACATCTGCTTTAGCTGCAACAACTGGCTTATCAATTGGTACTCGCTGCAGAACACTTCCTCCGGCAGTTCGCGAACGTACGAACCGGCCCCGTCGACGAGCCGATCGTCATCAGCTGCCGACAGCAGTAACAACAGCCGGCATGGACGGCACCATGGCCACAAACcacgaacgaaagcgacccTCGATCATTCTTATGCCATCGACACCTCGTCCTCATCGTCTCGTCATGATAAGGAAAATCGGCAAGAAAACCCTCGATCCTCGTCGGAAAACCTACCTCGACGTGGGCGGCAATTCGCTTCATCGTACGAACCGGATCAGCACGGTCAAGTGTCCTCGACGACGCACTGTCCCGGTGAAGCGCAGGAAAAGCTTGTCCATCCGTACCATCACGTTCATCCCTACTCGAAAAGGGCGAGCGAAATTGCCTCAAGCAACCGGCGATCGGTTCTGAAGGAGCGAAACGGCCAGCGGAATGATTTATCGCTGCCGCATCACCGCCGTAAGGGCAGCTCCGAAGGTGGAAAGGACGATATCGCTTCAGATATGGTTTCCAGCAGCACGGAGCAAGGCTTTGATGCGTACACGATGCTAGTCAAACCGTTCGAAAGTCAGCTCATACGAATGCTCGAAGGCCAGGGTACGAGTGTGACGAAAGAACCCATTCCACAAATCGGCGCTGATGAGCTGCAGGATCGTGCTGCTCGTGAAAAAGTACCCTGGCATCCTCGTCACACAAGGATGAGGAGCGATCGGAATGGGAACATTGCCCAGATGATGGCCCATCCGTACGAGGACGGTAGCAAAGAAATAGTGTTAAGCTTCGATTCTGCCCTCTCGGAGGTGATCGATGTTGTGCCATCGCTAAAGGCGATGCAATCTTGGCGCACCGATTGCTCCACGAACGCGAACGACACCGAGGACACGCCAGCGGACCCTGTGGGACCCTTGCGGCAACAATTATGCTCCGGTGCGCTGTCCGTTTCGATTATCTGCAACGCGGACATGCGTGCAGGGAAGAACGATTAG